One Alistipes sp. ZOR0009 genomic window, ACCAACCCGCCACCATACGCCCCGCATCGTTGGGCACCAGAACCCCGTTGGCCACGTTGCCCAGCAGGCAATCGCGCCCCTGCACGCAGATGCTAATAAAATACAATCCGCCCTGCGCATAGTCGTACCCTTTTAGGCGGATGCTATGCCGATGGTGTATGTTGGGGTTGTAGCTCATGTTGCCGGTGTTGCCGTTTATTCTATACGCCTACCCGTACCTCGCCGCTCATCAGCTTAGGCAGCAGCGTGTCGCGCAGCGCTGTTAGGGTGCGGATTTGGGATTGGTTATTTAATATTTTCATAAAATAAGGATACACCACTTTTTCAAATTGTATAACCTCATTAATACTTGGCATTTTTAAAGTAATTCCCTTAAAAGTGTTTGTAGTTATTGTATCGAAAACACTCCCATACGCTGCAGATTGCAATTCGTCGACTGAGAATGCAATTAGTAGGTATGTAAAGAAGAAGCAATTATCATACTTAGGCAAAATACCATAGTTTGATTGACTGAATGCCATCCGCTCAGATAAGATACAGTATTTACCTACCGTTCCTCTTGCTGATATTATTGTCGCAAATTTTGGTAAAAGCTTAGCCGAACTATTGGCTATTCCTTCTTCTGAAATTGTTTTTTCAGAAGTTGTTATAATTGTTTTATGATTAGTTGCAATATCACCACATGAAAGCCATTTTATTTTGCCATTCCAGTAATTATCGTTAGAAGTCTTTGGAGTACCACCTCCTATTAGTTTTATGCTTTCATACAATGTCGTTTCCTCCCACTCCTCCTTAGCCTCCTCCACAAACCACTGCCTAAAGAGGGTTTCGGCCATCTTTTCGAGGGTGGCGTTTTGGCGGTTTAGCAGGACTATCTTATCGTCGAGACTCGAGAGGATGCTGGCTATGGCGCGTTGCTCGTCAATACTAGAAGGGAGTAATCCCACAAATTCTTCAATTCTAGATGGAGAAGTATGCATTATAGAAGTTCCACTTGCAGAACCAACAATATAGGCTTGATATTCTTTTGTTCTCAGATACCAATAAATAAAATCAGGTTCAAAATTATTGTTTTTAAATTTCAACAATCCAATTCGTTGATTATGTAAGTAATGCACATTATTTGTATAGGGTATTTTAGCAGAATAACCTAATGTGTCCGAATCTTTGCTCAAATCAGTCATTGTCACAACTATATCACCAGGTGATAATATATATTCTTTGGGGAACTCATCACTGTTTAAGTATTTAAACTTATCTGATTTAAATCCACCCCCAATATGAAAATTTCCAGGTGTTACAAGAATTTTATTGTTTTGCACTGTTGTGATATATGTACCTTTAAATGCAAAACCGTGCTTAACTTTAAATATATCTCCAAGTATATATTCTTTCCACTCACTCATACCTCACAATCGTTTATATAATCTGAACAGGTTGTAATACCCAATTAACATCAAAGTTCAGATCCATTGATTATTTCTCAAATATTTACAACGACTCGTTAAGCGCTATTTTCGAAAGATTCTCCGCAATCACCCCATTAAGCCTTGCTTCCTCCCTAAGCTGCTCCTCTAACTCAGCCTTTAGGGCGGAGAAGCGCTCGGCGAAGTTAAAGTCATCCTCCTCGTCGGGCAAGCCCACGTAGCGACCAGGTGTAAGCACGTAGTCGAGCTCGGCAACTTTACTTATTGGTGTAGCAGCACAAAAACCGGCAACATCTTCATATTTACCATTGGGGTTTCGCCAGCTGTGGTAGGTTTCGGCAATTGTTTGTATATCTTCTGCCGATAGCTCCCTAGTTCTACGATTTATTAAATGCCCCAAGTTTCGGGCATCAATAAACAAAATTTCGTTGCTACGGTCTCTGAATTTACCGTTTTTACGGTTACGGCTCATAAACCAAAGCGAAGCGGGTATTTGTGTATTCAGGAAAAGCTTTGCAGGCAGGTTTACAATGCAATCAATCAAATTATTTTCAACCAATGCTTTTCTGATATCACCTTCGCCCGATGTTTTGCTTGTTAGCGAACCTTTAGCCAGTACAAAACCAGCCTGTCCGTTGGGTGATAGGTGGTACATGAAGTGCTGAATCCACGCAAAGTTGGCGTTACCTACGGGTGGTACGCCGTACTGCCAGCGTCCATCGTTGCGCATCAGGTCGCCGCCCCAGTCGCTCACGTTAAAGGGAGGGTTGGCTATAATGTAGTCGGCCTTTACGTCCTTGTGGGCATCGTTTAGGAACGACCCCTCGTTGTTCCACTTCACCTGCGAGCTGTCGATACCGCGTATGGCAAGGTTCATCTTGCACAGCCGCCAGGTGGTTTGGTTGCTCTCCTGCCCGTAAACGGATATGTCGTTAATCCTACCTTGGTGCTCGGTAACAAACTTCTCCGACTGAACGAACATCCCCCCGCTACCACAGCAGGGGTCGAATACGCGGCCGTTGTAGGGTTCCAACATCTCCACCAGCAGCTCCACAACGCTACGTGGCGTGTAGAACTGTCCGCCCTTCTTGCCCTCGGCAAGGGCAAACTCGCCAAGGAAGTACTCAAACACGTGACCCAGCACATCGGCACTGCGTGCCTTGGTGTCGCCTAGGGCTATGTTACCTACTAGGTCTATCAGCTCGCCAAGGCTGGTTGGGTCGAGGTTCTGGCGGGCGTACACCTTAGGTAGCACCCCTTTAAGCGAGGGGTTCTCCTTTTCGATGGCATCCATCGCCTCGTCAATAAACTTTCCAATCTCAGGCTGCTTGGCCTTCGACTGCAGGTAGTACCAGCGGGCATCCTGCGGCACAAAGAACACGTTCTCGGCGCTGTACTCGTCCTTATCCTCGGGGTCGGCACCCA contains:
- a CDS encoding restriction endonuclease subunit S, whose amino-acid sequence is MSEWKEYILGDIFKVKHGFAFKGTYITTVQNNKILVTPGNFHIGGGFKSDKFKYLNSDEFPKEYILSPGDIVVTMTDLSKDSDTLGYSAKIPYTNNVHYLHNQRIGLLKFKNNNFEPDFIYWYLRTKEYQAYIVGSASGTSIMHTSPSRIEEFVGLLPSSIDEQRAIASILSSLDDKIVLLNRQNATLEKMAETLFRQWFVEEAKEEWEETTLYESIKLIGGGTPKTSNDNYWNGKIKWLSCGDIATNHKTIITTSEKTISEEGIANSSAKLLPKFATIISARGTVGKYCILSERMAFSQSNYGILPKYDNCFFFTYLLIAFSVDELQSAAYGSVFDTITTNTFKGITLKMPSINEVIQFEKVVYPYFMKILNNQSQIRTLTALRDTLLPKLMSGEVRVGV
- a CDS encoding type I restriction-modification system subunit M; the protein is MAKKKENAVEEPLEKQLWKAADKLRKNIDAAEYKHVVLGLIFLKYISDAFEELYNKLKAEEQMGADPEDKDEYSAENVFFVPQDARWYYLQSKAKQPEIGKFIDEAMDAIEKENPSLKGVLPKVYARQNLDPTSLGELIDLVGNIALGDTKARSADVLGHVFEYFLGEFALAEGKKGGQFYTPRSVVELLVEMLEPYNGRVFDPCCGSGGMFVQSEKFVTEHQGRINDISVYGQESNQTTWRLCKMNLAIRGIDSSQVKWNNEGSFLNDAHKDVKADYIIANPPFNVSDWGGDLMRNDGRWQYGVPPVGNANFAWIQHFMYHLSPNGQAGFVLAKGSLTSKTSGEGDIRKALVENNLIDCIVNLPAKLFLNTQIPASLWFMSRNRKNGKFRDRSNEILFIDARNLGHLINRRTRELSAEDIQTIAETYHSWRNPNGKYEDVAGFCAATPISKVAELDYVLTPGRYVGLPDEEDDFNFAERFSALKAELEEQLREEARLNGVIAENLSKIALNESL